The genome window CAGCTTACGCGAGAACCGTCCCCTACAACCCGTAGTTATTAAAACTTTCACAATAATTGAAATAAGTCGGTTTGGATGCTAGACTTGAGCTTATGCATCCTTTTCGCTCCCACCCTCCTTTGAAGTCATTTAAGCCCCGCGGTTTTTGGGCCCTTCGGGGCTGGGCTGTCATGCGGCCAGTGGCCCTGCTGATTGCCCAAGTCTTCTTCTTTTCCAGCGTGGATTGCGCATGGACCTCTGACCTCGGTGCCAGGCACCGGTGTCAGGCACCGGTGTCAGGCACCGGTGTCAGGCACCAAAACTTGGCAGTGCGGGCCAGGTATGAAGGCGAGGTTGCCGCGGCAATGGACGCATGGCTGGTTGCTCCGGGAGTCAAGGAGCGTGTGCTTATGCTGCCCACCGAGAGCCGTGCGCAACTGCTCGGCCTGGTTGGGGCTGAGCAGGAAGCATTTCTTCACAACAGAATGGTGGAGTTGGCCCTGGAGGACGGGCAGGCTGAGCTGGTGGCAGGGATGGCACAAAAGGCGCTTGAGCGCCTGGATTCTTCCGGGCCCAGAGGCTGGCCTCATCCGGCATTGGCGGAGAGTTCTGCAGCGCTCCGGGCGCTTTTGGAGCAAGACCCCTCTGCATACGAGCGTTTGCTGGCTCTGGAGGAGGAACGCTACGAGCGCACCTATCCGTACTCTGATTCAGTACTGGAAGACCTTCCTAATTTCCGCCGTCATCTCAATCACAAGCTCGCACTGTTGATGGTGGTGGAAGAGGTGGAGACAGTTCGATGGTTATTGGATAAAGGGCTCCTTCAAGAACACGAGATTAACTCTTTTCTGAGTGTGCGACGCTTATTGCTTTCTCTGGTGATGACTCCCCAACCGGAACCCGAAAATGACAGTGAGTATTGGCAGGTCCCGAATATTCAGGATCACCTGGGGCGGATGGGAAGCATGCTGTTGGTTTTGCTGTACGAAAACCGGGATCGCTTTGAGATTTCTTCCGACGAGATCTTGGAAGTCTACTTCACAGCCCTTACCCACGACTGGGGGGATTATTACACGGAGTCCAGCGATCTAATTGTGGTTAAGGAGGTTGCCCGGCAACTGGGCATTGACAGTTCGGCCGAGAAGTACCTTCGAGGCGGATTTCCGCAATTGTTGGAGGACCTCAACTTGGCGGTTGATGAGCGCGGGAATGAAGTCGATCCCGCATGGATGACCCGCTACAATGCGGTTCAGCCCCGGTTCGATTTGTTGGTGACTCGCAGTAGCGCCAAGAATCCGCTGGATCATCATTCCAAAGGCCGCTACGAAGAGTTCCTGTTGAGGGAGGATGTGCGGGCGCTTTTGGAGCCGTTGAGTTTCCGGGGTCGTGCCGTGACCCGGATGCTGGACGACTTCCGGTATCTGACGCACCACCACGCTTCCCAGGAGCTGGAGTTCGATCTGTCCCCAGAGTCTCATCGAGGCCCGCGCCTCGCAGAGGCACAGAAGCCCGCAGCGCAGGACATTCCCCGTCGCGTCCAATATTGGGAAGGTATCTCCCTGACCGGGGATCAGAAGGGCGTGTTGGCATTGCTTCAGGCCGCGGATATGTATCAGAAGCGTCTCAATGCCGCCAACAACATGTGGTTCTATCTGAACAGTGTTCGAGCCTTCCGTCCCGCGGACGTAAAGGACTATGTGATGGCCTTTCCATTTGCAAGGCCCATCGCCTCCAGCATAAGAAAGGTCGCGGATAGCGGCGATCCGCTCTTCTCCGGCGCGGCGGTGCGGAGTATGGGCTATGTAACGGAGTTGCCGGACACAGGAACGGGAGCTGCGGAAGAAGACCGGCCCGGCGCCAACACGGCATCGCGGGCAGGTGAAGTAGGCCACAGCACAATGAACCGGGTGGCCTTTATGAGCGACAAGTACCAGGCGTGGCGGGCGGGTGAGGGCGTGGAGGAGGGGGCCTTGCTGCGTGAGGCGCTTCCCTTGCCGGAGGATCTGCAAGGGTCTTGGGGCGGGTTTATGGCCGATCTGCAACAGCGCTTTGATGCGGTGGACGAGAGCGGGGCGCCTCTGATCCTGGACGGGATCGAGCTCCCGGCCTCCCAATCCCCGGCCGGCGGAATGCTGCGCGCCCCGCCCCTGCAGATTCCGCTCTCCGCTCTTCTCAACGGACAAGCCCGCATTGCCTCCGGCCTTCCCACCGGCGAAATGATCCACATCAAAGACACGTCCATCGTGCTTTTGGACACCGAAGAAGACTTCCTGGCGGCCGAGCTGCACGAGGATCTGGAGAGTGTGTCCGTGCAATTCGCGCATGCGGGCCGCGGGTTGCATGGCGAGCCGGGGCGGGAGCAGCGGCTGGTGGTGTATTTGTCCAAGGCCATGGTTGAGAAGGCGCTCCACCGTGCGGAGGGCTATGCGCCGGAACACTTGATGGCCCTGATCGCCGAGGAGATGGCCGAGGAAGTGCGGCGCAGGCAGGCGGAGATGCTTTCGGCACAATTGGGGCTCGGAGGGGCGGCCGCGGTGGCCCTGGAGCAACGCATTGTGGACGCAACGGACGCGCAGTTAACCAAAGCGGGCGGGGCGTTGGAAGGTGTTTTTACAGATCGCGATACGTATGCCCAGCTTGGAGATCGCAGAGAGCACCTCGTACAGTCCCTTGAGGGATTGGATACGGGCGTGCTTGCAAGATTGCGGCAGACGGCTCCGGACAAGCTGGCGGAGTTCTTCCGCTATCGCGAGGCCCTGTTGGGGCCGAATCCTCCGCTCGACTGGCGCAATCTTCCGGCTAATGGGGCGCTCGATCTGTATGAATCCCATATTGCCGACGTGCTCGCATTGGAAATGGTGATTCAGGGATACAACCTGCACAAGGGACGGGTCGTATTTTCGATCGCCGACTGGTTGGGTGCGGGCGCAGAGATCGCGGCGCGCGGTTCTTTTGATTTTGAAATCCGAGTAAAGCTGCCCGAACTGAATGGGGCGCCCTCGGAAATGAAGAGGCTTCTGCAAACGGAAATCAAGCATTTGGTCTTCTACCTCAAGCGGCACGCGGCCGGATATGCGTCCTCCAGCGAATTGGCCGCGGCAGAGAACGGCTACTCAGACGGAGACGCCTTTGACTCTCTTGTTTTGGAAGAGATCCCGGATCATCTGGATGACATCCTTATGGGCCGGTCCACCTTTGCCTGGAAGGCGAGGCAAAGCAGAGAACGGGTAGGAGGGACCAGAAGAGCGAGTGTGGATAGATCCGCGAATGCGCATCCCTACGCAAAGCTTATAGTGGGCCGGATTTTGCCGGAGATGTTGCAGCGCTGGGGCGTGGATATTCAAGCCGAACCGGAGATTGGAGAAATCCTGGTGGAATTCGCCACCTGGTTTGTGGCCGAGGAGGAGCTGCGGCCGTATGGGGATTTGAGC of Candidatus Omnitrophota bacterium contains these proteins:
- a CDS encoding methyltransferase; this translates as MHPFRSHPPLKSFKPRGFWALRGWAVMRPVALLIAQVFFFSSVDCAWTSDLGARHRCQAPVSGTGVRHQNLAVRARYEGEVAAAMDAWLVAPGVKERVLMLPTESRAQLLGLVGAEQEAFLHNRMVELALEDGQAELVAGMAQKALERLDSSGPRGWPHPALAESSAALRALLEQDPSAYERLLALEEERYERTYPYSDSVLEDLPNFRRHLNHKLALLMVVEEVETVRWLLDKGLLQEHEINSFLSVRRLLLSLVMTPQPEPENDSEYWQVPNIQDHLGRMGSMLLVLLYENRDRFEISSDEILEVYFTALTHDWGDYYTESSDLIVVKEVARQLGIDSSAEKYLRGGFPQLLEDLNLAVDERGNEVDPAWMTRYNAVQPRFDLLVTRSSAKNPLDHHSKGRYEEFLLREDVRALLEPLSFRGRAVTRMLDDFRYLTHHHASQELEFDLSPESHRGPRLAEAQKPAAQDIPRRVQYWEGISLTGDQKGVLALLQAADMYQKRLNAANNMWFYLNSVRAFRPADVKDYVMAFPFARPIASSIRKVADSGDPLFSGAAVRSMGYVTELPDTGTGAAEEDRPGANTASRAGEVGHSTMNRVAFMSDKYQAWRAGEGVEEGALLREALPLPEDLQGSWGGFMADLQQRFDAVDESGAPLILDGIELPASQSPAGGMLRAPPLQIPLSALLNGQARIASGLPTGEMIHIKDTSIVLLDTEEDFLAAELHEDLESVSVQFAHAGRGLHGEPGREQRLVVYLSKAMVEKALHRAEGYAPEHLMALIAEEMAEEVRRRQAEMLSAQLGLGGAAAVALEQRIVDATDAQLTKAGGALEGVFTDRDTYAQLGDRREHLVQSLEGLDTGVLARLRQTAPDKLAEFFRYREALLGPNPPLDWRNLPANGALDLYESHIADVLALEMVIQGYNLHKGRVVFSIADWLGAGAEIAARGSFDFEIRVKLPELNGAPSEMKRLLQTEIKHLVFYLKRHAAGYASSSELAAAENGYSDGDAFDSLVLEEIPDHLDDILMGRSTFAWKARQSRERVGGTRRASVDRSANAHPYAKLIVGRILPEMLQRWGVDIQAEPEIGEILVEFATWFVAEEELRPYGDLSDQRTLSHKFISRIQAMESADALYAAVDRHLQRAEARALFPDAARMLNRRRRELMQWRDAQSAYEDDYLERANVGSRQRGSVWRPWDFTREESQLIAEACLRGATGEGAPELDWQRSGRLYWEAPIGIDPFVQKRLFSGSQVQRAFAVKDSQGLLAAVAATPEGFKYLLLTGGEGAVDRMDRYINQKGGASQWNQVEEVRQGFLNDEFGIERTSIPVLPGVWPPGVSDPLALIAQQRIRPGSTVLDLGCGTGVIGSVLPECYVIMSDIDPMGASNGEISAKLCGAVSGVESIRMDGLRGFNRKVDWIVLAAPRPVHAAGAAEAATATQDPGGRLLNEALRELPRVLNAPGGLLLMVSNEVAVQRRVREMHGEAFWVEVVDRDLYQQVVAVQWNMDFYREQAAVPGATEDSAAGPAVVTGDLDLLIEILSETLPGSNFQQFNGVPYSVTRLQTGEWRLTIHKGAEGFEELMPRGKDGVIYDDPERIAESVKAKALGLLGVYEASLPEAHEFGGPLLVVGPGPTLGEVDALVSHFQALDSGSVDVMEVSNRNVLSLLRRLQEIEAEGGENEALLHRVGTIHHARFGQNAGLLEEARYGFVYAFGSVDRDLAVTVAGGPANQQEAVAVLEAQWRELWRILQAGGLGLGHFESEGPGMRSFYTGREAWRRFQTLGNPRFDRALDWVHKPEELAVAAAALESSI